From the genome of Lotus japonicus ecotype B-129 chromosome 6, LjGifu_v1.2, one region includes:
- the LOC130726260 gene encoding pentatricopeptide repeat-containing protein At1g10910, chloroplastic isoform X2 — MELSSVAAAMAFRHSPIPSLSVSICSCSSASSSSSTAEKKTLKLGNSKPFSSARKSATLELQRASDLASALARVGDVLTVKDLNAALHCFGNSNDFNHISQLFIWMQENNKLDVSSYSHYVRFMANKLDAAAMLKLYDSIQVESAKDNVYVCNSVLRCITRKGKFDAAMKLFQQMKEDGLVPDVVTYSTLLAGCTKVKDGYPKALELIQELKLNKLRMDNVIYGGILAVCASNSKWEEAEHYFNQMKDEGHSPNVYHYSSLLNAYSACGDNEKADMLIQNMKSEGLVPNKVILTTLLKVYVKGGLFEKSRELLAELESLGYAEDEMPYCVLMDGLARAGHMDEAKIVFDEMMKKQVRSDGYAHSIMISALCRAKLFREAKQLAKDFGTTLNKYDLVILNSMLCAFCRAGEMESVMETLRKMDELAISPDYNTFHILIKYFCREKMYLLAYRTMEDMHSKGYQPVEELCSSLIDHLGQVNAYTEAFSVYNMLKYSKRTMCKALHEKILHILLAGKLLKDAYVVVKDNAKSISRPATKKFASAFMKSGNINLINDVMKTLHDCGHKIDQVLFEMAVSRYIEQPEKKDLLLHLLQWMTGQGYVVNSSTRNLILKNSHLFGRQLIAEVLSKQQAKLRAQKSQ, encoded by the exons ATGGAGTTATCTTCAGTTGCTGCAGCAATGGCGTTTCGCCATTCACCGATTCCTTCGCTCTCAGTTTCAATTTGCTCTTGCTCTTCTGCATCATCGTCGTCGTCAACAGCTGAGAAAAAAACCCTCAAACTTGGAAACTCCAAACCCTTCTCCTCCGCAAGAAAATCTGCCACACTTGAACTTCAACGTGCTTCCGATTTAGCCTCCGCTCTCGCAAG GGTAGGAGACGTTTTGACAGTTAAGGATCTCAATGCCGCTTTGCACTGCTTCGGCAATTCCAACGATTTCAACCATATCTCTCAG CTGTTTATATGGATGCAAGAGAATAATAAGCTTGACGTGTCGTCTTATTCGCATTATGTAAGGTTCATGGCGAATAAACTTGATGCTGCTGCCATGCTGAAACTGTATGACAGCATTCAAGTTGAATCAGCCAAGGACAATGTCTATGTATGTAATTCTGTTCTCAGATGTATAACCAGGAAAGGCAAGTTCGATGCTGCCATGAAACTCTTTCAGCAGATGAAGGAAGATGGTCTTGTCCCGGATGTTGTTACTTATAGCACG CTTCTTGCAGGTTGCACTAAAGTAAAAGATGGATATCCTAAGGCACTAGAGCTGATTCAagaattgaaattaaataaactgaGGATGGATAATGTAATTTATGGGGGAATTCTGGCAGTGTGTGCTTCTAATAGTAAATGGGAAGAAGCAGAACACTATTTTAACCAGATGAAGGATGAAGGTCATTCACCAAATGTTTATCACTATAGCTCTTTGCTCAATGCTTATTCAGCATGTGGAGACAACGAAAAAGCTGATATGTTGATTCAAAATATGAAATCTGAAGGGTTAGTACCAAACAAG GTCATTTTGACAACCTTACTGAAGGTATATGTTAAAGGAGGCTTGTTTGAGAAGTCAAGAGAATTGTTAGCTGAGTTGGAATCTTTGGGCTATGCTGAAGATGAG ATGCCTTACTGTGTATTGATGGATGGCCTAGCTAGGGCCGGACATATGGATGAAGCCAAAATAGTTTTTGATGAAATGATGAAGAAACAGGTCAGGTCTG ATGGCTATGCTCACAGCATCATGATATCAGCACTTTGCCGAGCCAAGCTTTTTCGAGAGGCAAAACAGTTGGCCAAGGATTTTGGAACTACCTTAAACAAATATGATTTAGTTATATTAAATTCAATGCTCTGTGCTTTCTGCAGAGCAGGTGAAATGGAAAGTGTGATGGAAACTCTAAGAAAGATGGATGAATTGGCAATCAGTCCTGATTACAATACCTTCCATATTCTAATCAAATATTTTTGTAGGGAAAAAATGTATCTATTAGCTTATCGAACCATGGAGGACATGCATAGTAAAGGCTATCAACCAGTGGAG GAACTCTGTTCCTCTTTAATAGACCACCTTGGTCAGGTAAATGCTTATACGGAAGCATTTTCTGTCTATAATATGTTGAAATATAGCAAAAGAACAATGTGCAAGGCACTTCATGAGAAGATTCTGCACATTCTCCTAGCAGGGAAGCTTTTGAAAGATGCATATGTAGTAGTCAAG GATAATGCAAAATCTATTTCTCGTCCTGCCACCAAAAAATTTGCCAGTGCATTTATGAAGTCAGGTAACATCAACTTGATAAATGATGTTATGAAGACACTTCATGATTGTGGGCACAAGATTGATCAG GTGTTATTTGAGATGGCTGTATCACGCTATATTGAACAGCCTGAAAAGAAGGACTTGCTTCTACACTTGCTACAATGGATGACAGGTCAAGGTTACGTGGTTAATTCGTCAACAAGGAACCTAATCCTAAAAAATTCACACTTATTTGGTCGTCAGCTCATTGCTGAGGTTTTGTCCAAGCAACAAGCAAAGTTAAGAGCACAAAAGTCTCAGTAG
- the LOC130726260 gene encoding pentatricopeptide repeat-containing protein At1g10910, chloroplastic isoform X1 — protein MELSSVAAAMAFRHSPIPSLSVSICSCSSASSSSSTAEKKTLKLGNSKPFSSARKSATLELQRASDLASALARSTSFLHLPPTFSTMLTAITAISILIRVGDVLTVKDLNAALHCFGNSNDFNHISQLFIWMQENNKLDVSSYSHYVRFMANKLDAAAMLKLYDSIQVESAKDNVYVCNSVLRCITRKGKFDAAMKLFQQMKEDGLVPDVVTYSTLLAGCTKVKDGYPKALELIQELKLNKLRMDNVIYGGILAVCASNSKWEEAEHYFNQMKDEGHSPNVYHYSSLLNAYSACGDNEKADMLIQNMKSEGLVPNKVILTTLLKVYVKGGLFEKSRELLAELESLGYAEDEMPYCVLMDGLARAGHMDEAKIVFDEMMKKQVRSDGYAHSIMISALCRAKLFREAKQLAKDFGTTLNKYDLVILNSMLCAFCRAGEMESVMETLRKMDELAISPDYNTFHILIKYFCREKMYLLAYRTMEDMHSKGYQPVEELCSSLIDHLGQVNAYTEAFSVYNMLKYSKRTMCKALHEKILHILLAGKLLKDAYVVVKDNAKSISRPATKKFASAFMKSGNINLINDVMKTLHDCGHKIDQVLFEMAVSRYIEQPEKKDLLLHLLQWMTGQGYVVNSSTRNLILKNSHLFGRQLIAEVLSKQQAKLRAQKSQ, from the exons ATGGAGTTATCTTCAGTTGCTGCAGCAATGGCGTTTCGCCATTCACCGATTCCTTCGCTCTCAGTTTCAATTTGCTCTTGCTCTTCTGCATCATCGTCGTCGTCAACAGCTGAGAAAAAAACCCTCAAACTTGGAAACTCCAAACCCTTCTCCTCCGCAAGAAAATCTGCCACACTTGAACTTCAACGTGCTTCCGATTTAGCCTCCGCTCTCGCAAGGTCAACttcatttcttcatcttcctccaaCGTTCTCCACTATGCTAACAGCTATAACTGCAATTTCAATTCTTATCAGGGTAGGAGACGTTTTGACAGTTAAGGATCTCAATGCCGCTTTGCACTGCTTCGGCAATTCCAACGATTTCAACCATATCTCTCAG CTGTTTATATGGATGCAAGAGAATAATAAGCTTGACGTGTCGTCTTATTCGCATTATGTAAGGTTCATGGCGAATAAACTTGATGCTGCTGCCATGCTGAAACTGTATGACAGCATTCAAGTTGAATCAGCCAAGGACAATGTCTATGTATGTAATTCTGTTCTCAGATGTATAACCAGGAAAGGCAAGTTCGATGCTGCCATGAAACTCTTTCAGCAGATGAAGGAAGATGGTCTTGTCCCGGATGTTGTTACTTATAGCACG CTTCTTGCAGGTTGCACTAAAGTAAAAGATGGATATCCTAAGGCACTAGAGCTGATTCAagaattgaaattaaataaactgaGGATGGATAATGTAATTTATGGGGGAATTCTGGCAGTGTGTGCTTCTAATAGTAAATGGGAAGAAGCAGAACACTATTTTAACCAGATGAAGGATGAAGGTCATTCACCAAATGTTTATCACTATAGCTCTTTGCTCAATGCTTATTCAGCATGTGGAGACAACGAAAAAGCTGATATGTTGATTCAAAATATGAAATCTGAAGGGTTAGTACCAAACAAG GTCATTTTGACAACCTTACTGAAGGTATATGTTAAAGGAGGCTTGTTTGAGAAGTCAAGAGAATTGTTAGCTGAGTTGGAATCTTTGGGCTATGCTGAAGATGAG ATGCCTTACTGTGTATTGATGGATGGCCTAGCTAGGGCCGGACATATGGATGAAGCCAAAATAGTTTTTGATGAAATGATGAAGAAACAGGTCAGGTCTG ATGGCTATGCTCACAGCATCATGATATCAGCACTTTGCCGAGCCAAGCTTTTTCGAGAGGCAAAACAGTTGGCCAAGGATTTTGGAACTACCTTAAACAAATATGATTTAGTTATATTAAATTCAATGCTCTGTGCTTTCTGCAGAGCAGGTGAAATGGAAAGTGTGATGGAAACTCTAAGAAAGATGGATGAATTGGCAATCAGTCCTGATTACAATACCTTCCATATTCTAATCAAATATTTTTGTAGGGAAAAAATGTATCTATTAGCTTATCGAACCATGGAGGACATGCATAGTAAAGGCTATCAACCAGTGGAG GAACTCTGTTCCTCTTTAATAGACCACCTTGGTCAGGTAAATGCTTATACGGAAGCATTTTCTGTCTATAATATGTTGAAATATAGCAAAAGAACAATGTGCAAGGCACTTCATGAGAAGATTCTGCACATTCTCCTAGCAGGGAAGCTTTTGAAAGATGCATATGTAGTAGTCAAG GATAATGCAAAATCTATTTCTCGTCCTGCCACCAAAAAATTTGCCAGTGCATTTATGAAGTCAGGTAACATCAACTTGATAAATGATGTTATGAAGACACTTCATGATTGTGGGCACAAGATTGATCAG GTGTTATTTGAGATGGCTGTATCACGCTATATTGAACAGCCTGAAAAGAAGGACTTGCTTCTACACTTGCTACAATGGATGACAGGTCAAGGTTACGTGGTTAATTCGTCAACAAGGAACCTAATCCTAAAAAATTCACACTTATTTGGTCGTCAGCTCATTGCTGAGGTTTTGTCCAAGCAACAAGCAAAGTTAAGAGCACAAAAGTCTCAGTAG
- the LOC130725820 gene encoding 3-ketoacyl-CoA synthase 7, protein MEALLSKYFSFFNPSVTPEGFISVPQSLAAITLILILLCLCFRSNNIYLIDYVCYLPPDYLRLPHSHFMEHFELCTPDPESVEFEKRVLERSGIGVEACIPESVHELPPIGTMKHAHAEVELVLFTIVKDLLSKYNVHPKSIDILVSNCSLFCPTPSISSMIINEFGLRSNIKSVNLSGMGCSAGLLSISLAKDLLRVHKKSLALVLSMEAVAPNGYRGDNKSMLIANTLFRMGGAAILLSNRKQDKGIAKYKLEHLVRTHMGSNDKAYQSVYQESDENELVGVSLSRGLLTVAASALRTNITKLGPLVLPYTEQLRYGWSMICRKIWATENKEIYVPNFKKAFEHFCIHAGGKSVINAIEESLNLQKEDAEASRMALYRFGNTSSSSLWYELCYLEAKGRVKKGHRAWQIAFGSGFKCNSAVWKCLYDIDPNVRNAWSDRIHLYPVEIPVVDY, encoded by the coding sequence ATGGAAGCTCTTCTATCCAAGTACTTTTCTTTCTTTAACCCATCTGTCACACCCGAAGGCTTTATCTCTGTACCACAATCCTTAGCAGCCATAACACTAATTCTCATATTACTTTGCTTGTGTTTCAGATCCAATAATATCTACCTTATTGACTATGTTTGTTATCTGCCTCCTGATTATTTGCGGCTCCCTCACTCTCATTTCATGGAACACTTTGAGTTATGCACCCCTGACCCAGAATCCGTAGAATTTGAAAAGAGAGTGTTAGAAAGATCTGGTATTGGAGTAGAAGCTTGCATACCAGAATCAGTTCATGAGCTCCCACCTATTGGCACTATGAAGCATGCACACGCAGAAGTTGAACTAGTTCTTTTCACAATTGTCAAAGATCTTCTTTCCAAATACAATGTGCATCCTAAAAGCATTGACATCCTTGTGTCAAATTGTAGCTTGTTCTGTCCTACACCATCCATTTCTTCAATGATTATCAATGAATTTGGATTGCGCAGCAACATAAAGAGTGTAAACCTGAGTGGAATGGGTTGCAGTGCTGGACTATTGTCAATAAGCTTAGCCAAAGATCTTCTGCGAGTTCACAAAAAGTCATTAGCTTTAGTTTTAAGCATGGAAGCTGTAGCTCCCAATGGCTATAGGGGGGATAACAAGTCCATGCTTATTGCCAATACACTGTTTCGGATGGGGGGAGCAGCCATTTTGCTATCAAACAGAAAACAAGACAAGGGAATAGCCAAGTACAAACTTGAGCATCTTGTGAGAACTCACATGGGATCAAATGACAAAGCATATCAATCTGTTTACCAGGAATCTGATGAAAATGAGTTAGTAGGTGTTTCCTTGTCAAGAGGACTTCTAACTGTAGCTGCTTCAGCTCTGAGGACTAATATAACAAAATTAGGCCCTCTTGTCTTGCCATATACGGAGCAGCTACGCTATGGGTGGTCAATGATTTGCAGGAAAATCTGGGCAACTGAGAATAAGGAAATCTATGTGCCAAACTTCAAGAAGGCTTTTGAGCATTTCTGTATACATGCAGGTGGTAAGTCAGTAATAAATGCCATTGAGGAAAGTCTCAATCTGCAGAAAGAAGATGCAGAAGCCTCAAGGATGGCATTATATAGATTTGGTaatacttcatcttcttctctgtGGTATGAGCTATGCTATCTAGAAGCAAAAGGAAGAGTGAAGAAAGGACATAGGGCTTGGCAAATTGCCTTTGGAAGTGGATTCAAGTGTAACAGTGCAGTATGGAAGTGCCTTTATGATATTGATCCAAATGTAAGGAATGCATGGTCAGATAGAATCCATTTGTATCCAGTCGAGATACCTGTGGTTGATTATTGA
- the LOC130726435 gene encoding probable 3-hydroxyisobutyrate dehydrogenase-like 2, mitochondrial, whose translation METCYPNPIAPTKTRIGWIGIGVMGGAMASRLLNAGYSVTIYARNPSKCLPLQSQGAHVANSPAQVAHSSDVVFTMLSHPPDVRSVVLENTDSVLSGLAPDRVTVDMTSSHPGLAREIFTAARARGCWSVDAPVSGGDHGARDGKLAIFAAGECAVVKWLQSLFEILGKVTYMGQAGCGQSCKIANQITVASNLVGLSEGLVFADKAGLDLKQFMGAIRGGAAGSKALDLFGERMIEKNWGGADVGYMVKDLGMGVDVVEKGEDDKVVVLPGASMNKQLFSSMVAIGNGMHGPQGLITVIETINGK comes from the coding sequence ATGGAAACTTGTTATCCAAACCCCATTGCTCCAACCAAAACCCGCATCGGTTGGATTGGCATCGGCGTAATGGGCGGTGCCATGGCCTCTCGCCTCCTCAACGCTGGCTACTCCGTCACCATCTACGCTCGCAACCCATCAAAATGTCTTCCTTTACAATCCCAAGGTGCCCATGTTGCCAATTCCCCAGCACAAGTTGCACACTCCAGCGATGTCGTTTTCACCATGTTGAGTCACCCACCAGATGTTCGATCCGTGGTCTTAGAGAACACCGACAGTGTTCTTTCTGGGTTAGCTCCTGATCGTGTCACTGTGGACATGACCAGCAGCCACCCTGGTCTTGCCAGGGAGATATTCACAGCAGCACGCGCCAGAGGTTGTTGGTCTGTGGATGCCCCTGTTTCCGGTGGCGATCACGGTGCTAGAGATGGAAAATTGGCAATATTTGCAGCTGGGGAGTGTGCAGTGGTGAAATGGTTACAGTCCTTGTTTGAGATTCTGGGGAAGGTTACCTACATGGGTCAAGCTGGTTGTGGGCAGAGCTGCAAAATTGCGAATCAGATCACCGTCGCTTCGAATTTGGTTGGTTTGAGTGAAGGTTTGGTGTTTGCAGACAAGGCTGGGCTTGATTTGAAGCAGTTTATGGGAGCAATCAGAGGTGGGGCTGCAGGGTCTAAAGCTCTGGATTTGTTTGGGGAGAGGATGATTGAGAAGAATTGGGGAGGTGCGGATGTTGGGTATATGGTGAAGGATTTGGGGATGGGAGTGGATGTTGTGGAGAAAGGCGAGGATGATAAGGTTGTGGTGCTGCCTGGGGCATCAATGAACAAGCAACTGTTTTCTAGCATGGTAGCTAttggaaatggaatgcatggcccTCAGGGTTTAATCACTGTGATAGAGACAATCAATGGAAAATGA